In Daphnia magna isolate NIES linkage group LG7, ASM2063170v1.1, whole genome shotgun sequence, a single genomic region encodes these proteins:
- the LOC116928043 gene encoding probable aminoacyl tRNA synthase complex-interacting multifunctional protein 2 isoform X1, with the protein MYKLQPLFKSVGETPHPSCVYKMKKISDHFNNNVTENNGTDCDAQDSATPNNCEVEQLEKRWTEITSRLQRLQSELAAIKTGSSSGLSSFIDAGPAPPLSVKGLAVQQDLLILRISSLMTSLFELKSRLALMDDPQSVSSTTVLQLQQRSLLERIRELNEEIRSISSVLNSSNIHGKVPSTSQSFAGEIGVVGSGERNFQDLVIHASPSNPPHSLPLLRERMEKLGVPVYARTHVHSAIAGNKLLSDTLKSFICSDSRLERSQAHMAITLIWIKAGDGEEPSLVVSPSSQAVAINGEANIARYLARFVPGLLDYENQPLKAAQIDQFLDLTESTAPLGSRGMKRERAATLQSLDSTLSSRKSLEETSNEIGLVDFVVYSALVNSCMEKEIGKNVRAWMDRCRSTVKQATAPSDSKRSILENYLKELGIAFRTVEHPAVFTVEAMMEHISHLAGFHAKNLLVKDKKTGKLYLITARHDATVQLSQVSKIIGAKELRFADAETLEATLGVQQGSVTPFALLNDAQQQRVTFVLDGQLWDEKNGKDSYLNFHPMTNEATTSITVAGFKIFLKATGHEPVIIQL; encoded by the exons ATGTACAAGCTGCAGCCATTATTTAAGTCTGTAGGAGAGACTCCTCATCCCAGCTGTGTAtacaaaatgaagaaaatcagTGACCATTTCAATAACAATGTAACTGAAAATAACGGAACTGACTGTGACGCACAGGATAGCGCAACACCAAACAAC TGTGAGGTGGAACAGCTGGAGAAAAGATGGACAGAGATCACATCTAGACTTCAAAGACTTCAATCTGAACTTGCTGCAATAAAAACTGGTTCTTCGTCTGGTTTATCATCCTTTATTGATGCAGGG CCAGCACCACCATTGTCAGTCAAGGGACTGGCAGTCCAGCAGGATCTGCTGATCCTTCGTATTTCATCCCTAATGACTTCACTCTTTGAGCTGAAGTCAAGGCTGGCGCTAATGGATGACCCtcag AGTGTTTCCAGTACCACTGTTCTGCAACTTCAGCAAAGGTCCCTTCTGGAACGTATAAGAGAACTCAACGAAGAAATAAGAAGCATTAGTTCTGTGTTGAACAGTAGTAACATTCATGGCAAAGTACCTAGTACTTCACAAAGCTTTGCTGGGGAGATAGGTGTTGTAGGATcaggg GAACGAAATTTTCAAGATTTGGTTATACATGCCAGTCCGTCTAATCCTCCGCATTCACTACCGTTATTGAGAGAACGCATGGAAAAGCTCGGCGTGCCAGTCTACGCAAGAACGCACGTCCATTCGGCCATTGCTGGAAACAAGTTGTTGAGTGATACTCTGAAATCTTTTATCTGTTCGGATTCTCGGTTGGAACGGTCTCAAGCTCACATGGCCATTACACTTATTTGGATTAAAG CAGGCGATGGTGAAGAACCATCCCTGGTGGTCTCACCATCATCACAGGCTGTAGCCATCAACGGGGAAGCCAATATCGCCCGATATTTGGCTAGATTTGTGCCTGGATTATTGGATTACGAAAATCAACCATTAAAGGCTGCCCAAATTGATCAGTTCCTTGACTTGACCGAAAGCACCGCACCCCTCGGAAGCCGGGGAATGAAACGCGAGCGAGCAGCTACTTTGCAATCACTGGACAGCACCCTGTCCAGTCGAAAATCTCTGGAGGAAACTAGCAACGAGATCGGACTCGTAGACTTTGTAGTCTATTCAGCTTTAGTGAATTCCTGCATGGAAAAAGAGATTGGCAAAAACGTCCGTGCCTGGATGGATCGCTGCCGATCTACTGTCAAGCAGGCG ACCGCGCCGTCAGACAGCAAGCGCAGTATTCTGGAGAATTATCTAAAGGAACTTGGCATCGCTTTTCGTACCGTCGAGCATCCGGCCGTGTTCACCGTGGAAGCTATGATGGAACACATTTCGCATTTAGCCGGCTTTCACGCCAAGAATCTGCTGGTGAAGGACAAGAAAACGGGCAAATTGTACCTCATAACCGCCCGTCACGATGCAACTGTCCAGCTGAGCCAAGTTTCCAAAATTATTGGCGCTAAAGAGCTGCGATTTGCTGACGCTGAGACGCTCGAAGCTACTCTGGGTGTGCAGCAAGGATCGGTGACGCCATTTGCGCTATTAAATGACGCCCAACAACAGCGCGTTACTTTCGTGCTAGACGGGCAGCTTTGGGATGAGAAGAACGGTAAAGATTCTTATTTGAACTTTCACCCGATGACCAACGAGGCCACCACTAGCATTACGGTCGCTGGatttaaaatctttttgaaGGCAACCGGACACGAGCCAGTCATCATCcaactctga
- the LOC116928043 gene encoding probable aminoacyl tRNA synthase complex-interacting multifunctional protein 2 isoform X4, giving the protein MYKLQPLFKSVGETPHPSCVYKMKKISDHFNNNVTENNGTDCDAQDSATPNNCEVEQLEKRWTEITSRLQRLQSELAAIKTGSSSGLSSFIDAGERNFQDLVIHASPSNPPHSLPLLRERMEKLGVPVYARTHVHSAIAGNKLLSDTLKSFICSDSRLERSQAHMAITLIWIKAGDGEEPSLVVSPSSQAVAINGEANIARYLARFVPGLLDYENQPLKAAQIDQFLDLTESTAPLGSRGMKRERAATLQSLDSTLSSRKSLEETSNEIGLVDFVVYSALVNSCMEKEIGKNVRAWMDRCRSTVKQATAPSDSKRSILENYLKELGIAFRTVEHPAVFTVEAMMEHISHLAGFHAKNLLVKDKKTGKLYLITARHDATVQLSQVSKIIGAKELRFADAETLEATLGVQQGSVTPFALLNDAQQQRVTFVLDGQLWDEKNGKDSYLNFHPMTNEATTSITVAGFKIFLKATGHEPVIIQL; this is encoded by the exons ATGTACAAGCTGCAGCCATTATTTAAGTCTGTAGGAGAGACTCCTCATCCCAGCTGTGTAtacaaaatgaagaaaatcagTGACCATTTCAATAACAATGTAACTGAAAATAACGGAACTGACTGTGACGCACAGGATAGCGCAACACCAAACAAC TGTGAGGTGGAACAGCTGGAGAAAAGATGGACAGAGATCACATCTAGACTTCAAAGACTTCAATCTGAACTTGCTGCAATAAAAACTGGTTCTTCGTCTGGTTTATCATCCTTTATTGATGCAGGG GAACGAAATTTTCAAGATTTGGTTATACATGCCAGTCCGTCTAATCCTCCGCATTCACTACCGTTATTGAGAGAACGCATGGAAAAGCTCGGCGTGCCAGTCTACGCAAGAACGCACGTCCATTCGGCCATTGCTGGAAACAAGTTGTTGAGTGATACTCTGAAATCTTTTATCTGTTCGGATTCTCGGTTGGAACGGTCTCAAGCTCACATGGCCATTACACTTATTTGGATTAAAG CAGGCGATGGTGAAGAACCATCCCTGGTGGTCTCACCATCATCACAGGCTGTAGCCATCAACGGGGAAGCCAATATCGCCCGATATTTGGCTAGATTTGTGCCTGGATTATTGGATTACGAAAATCAACCATTAAAGGCTGCCCAAATTGATCAGTTCCTTGACTTGACCGAAAGCACCGCACCCCTCGGAAGCCGGGGAATGAAACGCGAGCGAGCAGCTACTTTGCAATCACTGGACAGCACCCTGTCCAGTCGAAAATCTCTGGAGGAAACTAGCAACGAGATCGGACTCGTAGACTTTGTAGTCTATTCAGCTTTAGTGAATTCCTGCATGGAAAAAGAGATTGGCAAAAACGTCCGTGCCTGGATGGATCGCTGCCGATCTACTGTCAAGCAGGCG ACCGCGCCGTCAGACAGCAAGCGCAGTATTCTGGAGAATTATCTAAAGGAACTTGGCATCGCTTTTCGTACCGTCGAGCATCCGGCCGTGTTCACCGTGGAAGCTATGATGGAACACATTTCGCATTTAGCCGGCTTTCACGCCAAGAATCTGCTGGTGAAGGACAAGAAAACGGGCAAATTGTACCTCATAACCGCCCGTCACGATGCAACTGTCCAGCTGAGCCAAGTTTCCAAAATTATTGGCGCTAAAGAGCTGCGATTTGCTGACGCTGAGACGCTCGAAGCTACTCTGGGTGTGCAGCAAGGATCGGTGACGCCATTTGCGCTATTAAATGACGCCCAACAACAGCGCGTTACTTTCGTGCTAGACGGGCAGCTTTGGGATGAGAAGAACGGTAAAGATTCTTATTTGAACTTTCACCCGATGACCAACGAGGCCACCACTAGCATTACGGTCGCTGGatttaaaatctttttgaaGGCAACCGGACACGAGCCAGTCATCATCcaactctga
- the LOC116928043 gene encoding probable aminoacyl tRNA synthase complex-interacting multifunctional protein 2 isoform X2 encodes MYKLQPLFKSVGETPHPSCVYKMKKISDHFNNNVTENNGTDCDAQDSATPNNCEVEQLEKRWTEITSRLQRLQSELAAIKTGSSSGLSSFIDAGPAPPLSVKGLAVQQDLLILRISSLMTSLFELKSRLALMDDPQSVSSTTVLQLQQRSLLERIRELNEEIRSISSVLNSSNIHGKVPSTSQSFAGEIGVVGSGERNFQDLVIHASPSNPPHSLPLLRERMEKLGVPVYARTHVHSAIAGNKLLSDTLKSFICSDSRLERSQAHMAITLIWIKGDGEEPSLVVSPSSQAVAINGEANIARYLARFVPGLLDYENQPLKAAQIDQFLDLTESTAPLGSRGMKRERAATLQSLDSTLSSRKSLEETSNEIGLVDFVVYSALVNSCMEKEIGKNVRAWMDRCRSTVKQATAPSDSKRSILENYLKELGIAFRTVEHPAVFTVEAMMEHISHLAGFHAKNLLVKDKKTGKLYLITARHDATVQLSQVSKIIGAKELRFADAETLEATLGVQQGSVTPFALLNDAQQQRVTFVLDGQLWDEKNGKDSYLNFHPMTNEATTSITVAGFKIFLKATGHEPVIIQL; translated from the exons ATGTACAAGCTGCAGCCATTATTTAAGTCTGTAGGAGAGACTCCTCATCCCAGCTGTGTAtacaaaatgaagaaaatcagTGACCATTTCAATAACAATGTAACTGAAAATAACGGAACTGACTGTGACGCACAGGATAGCGCAACACCAAACAAC TGTGAGGTGGAACAGCTGGAGAAAAGATGGACAGAGATCACATCTAGACTTCAAAGACTTCAATCTGAACTTGCTGCAATAAAAACTGGTTCTTCGTCTGGTTTATCATCCTTTATTGATGCAGGG CCAGCACCACCATTGTCAGTCAAGGGACTGGCAGTCCAGCAGGATCTGCTGATCCTTCGTATTTCATCCCTAATGACTTCACTCTTTGAGCTGAAGTCAAGGCTGGCGCTAATGGATGACCCtcag AGTGTTTCCAGTACCACTGTTCTGCAACTTCAGCAAAGGTCCCTTCTGGAACGTATAAGAGAACTCAACGAAGAAATAAGAAGCATTAGTTCTGTGTTGAACAGTAGTAACATTCATGGCAAAGTACCTAGTACTTCACAAAGCTTTGCTGGGGAGATAGGTGTTGTAGGATcaggg GAACGAAATTTTCAAGATTTGGTTATACATGCCAGTCCGTCTAATCCTCCGCATTCACTACCGTTATTGAGAGAACGCATGGAAAAGCTCGGCGTGCCAGTCTACGCAAGAACGCACGTCCATTCGGCCATTGCTGGAAACAAGTTGTTGAGTGATACTCTGAAATCTTTTATCTGTTCGGATTCTCGGTTGGAACGGTCTCAAGCTCACATGGCCATTACACTTATTTGGATTAAAG GCGATGGTGAAGAACCATCCCTGGTGGTCTCACCATCATCACAGGCTGTAGCCATCAACGGGGAAGCCAATATCGCCCGATATTTGGCTAGATTTGTGCCTGGATTATTGGATTACGAAAATCAACCATTAAAGGCTGCCCAAATTGATCAGTTCCTTGACTTGACCGAAAGCACCGCACCCCTCGGAAGCCGGGGAATGAAACGCGAGCGAGCAGCTACTTTGCAATCACTGGACAGCACCCTGTCCAGTCGAAAATCTCTGGAGGAAACTAGCAACGAGATCGGACTCGTAGACTTTGTAGTCTATTCAGCTTTAGTGAATTCCTGCATGGAAAAAGAGATTGGCAAAAACGTCCGTGCCTGGATGGATCGCTGCCGATCTACTGTCAAGCAGGCG ACCGCGCCGTCAGACAGCAAGCGCAGTATTCTGGAGAATTATCTAAAGGAACTTGGCATCGCTTTTCGTACCGTCGAGCATCCGGCCGTGTTCACCGTGGAAGCTATGATGGAACACATTTCGCATTTAGCCGGCTTTCACGCCAAGAATCTGCTGGTGAAGGACAAGAAAACGGGCAAATTGTACCTCATAACCGCCCGTCACGATGCAACTGTCCAGCTGAGCCAAGTTTCCAAAATTATTGGCGCTAAAGAGCTGCGATTTGCTGACGCTGAGACGCTCGAAGCTACTCTGGGTGTGCAGCAAGGATCGGTGACGCCATTTGCGCTATTAAATGACGCCCAACAACAGCGCGTTACTTTCGTGCTAGACGGGCAGCTTTGGGATGAGAAGAACGGTAAAGATTCTTATTTGAACTTTCACCCGATGACCAACGAGGCCACCACTAGCATTACGGTCGCTGGatttaaaatctttttgaaGGCAACCGGACACGAGCCAGTCATCATCcaactctga
- the LOC116928043 gene encoding probable aminoacyl tRNA synthase complex-interacting multifunctional protein 2 isoform X3 — MYKLQPLFKSVGETPHPSCVYKMKKISDHFNNNVTENNGTDCDAQDSATPNNCEVEQLEKRWTEITSRLQRLQSELAAIKTGSSSGLSSFIDAGPAPPLSVKGLAVQQDLLILRISSLMTSLFELKSRLALMDDPQERNFQDLVIHASPSNPPHSLPLLRERMEKLGVPVYARTHVHSAIAGNKLLSDTLKSFICSDSRLERSQAHMAITLIWIKAGDGEEPSLVVSPSSQAVAINGEANIARYLARFVPGLLDYENQPLKAAQIDQFLDLTESTAPLGSRGMKRERAATLQSLDSTLSSRKSLEETSNEIGLVDFVVYSALVNSCMEKEIGKNVRAWMDRCRSTVKQATAPSDSKRSILENYLKELGIAFRTVEHPAVFTVEAMMEHISHLAGFHAKNLLVKDKKTGKLYLITARHDATVQLSQVSKIIGAKELRFADAETLEATLGVQQGSVTPFALLNDAQQQRVTFVLDGQLWDEKNGKDSYLNFHPMTNEATTSITVAGFKIFLKATGHEPVIIQL, encoded by the exons ATGTACAAGCTGCAGCCATTATTTAAGTCTGTAGGAGAGACTCCTCATCCCAGCTGTGTAtacaaaatgaagaaaatcagTGACCATTTCAATAACAATGTAACTGAAAATAACGGAACTGACTGTGACGCACAGGATAGCGCAACACCAAACAAC TGTGAGGTGGAACAGCTGGAGAAAAGATGGACAGAGATCACATCTAGACTTCAAAGACTTCAATCTGAACTTGCTGCAATAAAAACTGGTTCTTCGTCTGGTTTATCATCCTTTATTGATGCAGGG CCAGCACCACCATTGTCAGTCAAGGGACTGGCAGTCCAGCAGGATCTGCTGATCCTTCGTATTTCATCCCTAATGACTTCACTCTTTGAGCTGAAGTCAAGGCTGGCGCTAATGGATGACCCtcag GAACGAAATTTTCAAGATTTGGTTATACATGCCAGTCCGTCTAATCCTCCGCATTCACTACCGTTATTGAGAGAACGCATGGAAAAGCTCGGCGTGCCAGTCTACGCAAGAACGCACGTCCATTCGGCCATTGCTGGAAACAAGTTGTTGAGTGATACTCTGAAATCTTTTATCTGTTCGGATTCTCGGTTGGAACGGTCTCAAGCTCACATGGCCATTACACTTATTTGGATTAAAG CAGGCGATGGTGAAGAACCATCCCTGGTGGTCTCACCATCATCACAGGCTGTAGCCATCAACGGGGAAGCCAATATCGCCCGATATTTGGCTAGATTTGTGCCTGGATTATTGGATTACGAAAATCAACCATTAAAGGCTGCCCAAATTGATCAGTTCCTTGACTTGACCGAAAGCACCGCACCCCTCGGAAGCCGGGGAATGAAACGCGAGCGAGCAGCTACTTTGCAATCACTGGACAGCACCCTGTCCAGTCGAAAATCTCTGGAGGAAACTAGCAACGAGATCGGACTCGTAGACTTTGTAGTCTATTCAGCTTTAGTGAATTCCTGCATGGAAAAAGAGATTGGCAAAAACGTCCGTGCCTGGATGGATCGCTGCCGATCTACTGTCAAGCAGGCG ACCGCGCCGTCAGACAGCAAGCGCAGTATTCTGGAGAATTATCTAAAGGAACTTGGCATCGCTTTTCGTACCGTCGAGCATCCGGCCGTGTTCACCGTGGAAGCTATGATGGAACACATTTCGCATTTAGCCGGCTTTCACGCCAAGAATCTGCTGGTGAAGGACAAGAAAACGGGCAAATTGTACCTCATAACCGCCCGTCACGATGCAACTGTCCAGCTGAGCCAAGTTTCCAAAATTATTGGCGCTAAAGAGCTGCGATTTGCTGACGCTGAGACGCTCGAAGCTACTCTGGGTGTGCAGCAAGGATCGGTGACGCCATTTGCGCTATTAAATGACGCCCAACAACAGCGCGTTACTTTCGTGCTAGACGGGCAGCTTTGGGATGAGAAGAACGGTAAAGATTCTTATTTGAACTTTCACCCGATGACCAACGAGGCCACCACTAGCATTACGGTCGCTGGatttaaaatctttttgaaGGCAACCGGACACGAGCCAGTCATCATCcaactctga